One region of Carassius carassius chromosome 41, fCarCar2.1, whole genome shotgun sequence genomic DNA includes:
- the LOC132123317 gene encoding sarcolipin-like, whose product MDRSAQELFLNFMIVLITVLLMWLLVKQYQDA is encoded by the coding sequence ATGGACCGATCCGCACAGGAGCTGTTTCTGAACTTTATGATTGTGTTGATCACGGTTCTGCTCATGTGGTTACTAGTCAAACAATACCAGGACGCATGA